From Pseudomonas sp. B21-028, one genomic window encodes:
- the zipA gene encoding cell division protein ZipA — MEIGLREWLIVIGIIVIAGILFDGWRRMRGGKGKLKFRLDRSLSNLPDDDDNAELLGPPRVLDTHKEPQLDEHDLPSMSAPVREPRESGSKRGKRNNNEPSQGDLNLNLDLDGGPSFSSRDDFPDENKASSSDKEQAQAEEVLVISVICRDPAGFKGPALLQNILESGLRFGEMDIFHRHESMAGNGEVLFSMANAVKPGVFDLDDIDHFSTPAVSFFLGLPGPRHPKQAFDVMVAAARKLSQELNGELKDDQRSVLTAQTIEHYRQRIVEFERRALTQKR; from the coding sequence ATGGAAATCGGTCTGCGCGAGTGGCTGATCGTCATCGGCATCATTGTCATTGCCGGTATTCTTTTCGATGGCTGGCGCCGTATGCGCGGCGGCAAGGGGAAACTCAAGTTCCGCCTTGATCGCAGCCTGTCGAACCTGCCGGACGACGATGACAACGCCGAGCTGCTGGGCCCGCCCCGGGTGCTGGATACCCACAAGGAGCCGCAGCTGGACGAGCATGACCTGCCGTCGATGAGCGCGCCGGTGCGCGAACCCCGTGAGTCGGGTTCCAAGCGCGGCAAGCGCAACAACAACGAACCGTCCCAGGGTGACCTGAACCTCAACCTCGACCTGGATGGCGGCCCGAGCTTCAGCAGCCGCGACGATTTCCCGGACGAGAACAAGGCGTCGAGCAGCGACAAGGAACAGGCCCAGGCCGAAGAAGTCCTGGTGATCAGCGTGATCTGCCGCGATCCGGCCGGCTTCAAGGGCCCGGCGTTGCTGCAGAACATCCTGGAAAGCGGCCTGCGCTTCGGCGAGATGGACATTTTCCATCGTCACGAAAGCATGGCCGGCAACGGTGAAGTGCTGTTCTCCATGGCCAACGCCGTCAAGCCAGGGGTGTTCGACCTGGACGACATCGATCATTTCAGCACGCCGGCGGTGAGTTTTTTCCTCGGTCTGCCGGGCCCGCGTCATCCCAAGCAGGCCTTTGACGTGATGGTGGCGGCGGCTCGCAAGTTGTCCCAGGAACTCAATGGCGAATTGAAGGATGACCAGCGCAGCGTGCTGACCGCCCAGACCATCGAGCACTACCGTCAGCGCATTGTCGAATTTGAGCGTCGGGCATTGACCCAGAAGCGCTGA
- a CDS encoding helix-turn-helix domain-containing protein has translation MQISSLGAAIRRYRKVAGLTQAELGEKTGFDPKTISRFETGTYMPSIEALFLLANVLDVQPKAFFADMNAEDEQRAYLFGVIHKATPKDLGKLIAAVDQALSKP, from the coding sequence ATGCAAATTTCAAGTTTGGGTGCAGCCATCAGACGCTACCGCAAAGTAGCGGGGCTGACTCAGGCTGAACTGGGCGAAAAAACCGGTTTTGACCCCAAAACCATCAGCCGTTTCGAAACCGGCACCTACATGCCCAGCATCGAAGCCCTGTTCCTGCTCGCCAACGTACTGGACGTGCAGCCGAAAGCCTTTTTCGCCGACATGAACGCTGAAGACGAACAGCGCGCCTACCTGTTCGGCGTCATACACAAGGCCACGCCGAAGGACCTGGGCAAGCTGATCGCGGCGGTTGATCAGGCATTGTCCAAGCCTTGA
- a CDS encoding bifunctional diguanylate cyclase/phosphodiesterase → MDKKYRRAVDAAAIFSETDASGRITYVNDQFCNLFGYRRDELLGANHRLLNSGHHPGEFFSAMWHTISLGQVWKGDICNRAKDGTLHWVDTTLVPVTDDATGQVERYLAIRFDVSDKRQQLHSLQWRVGHDVLTGLPNRTYLSELLDQALAFSQSENFPLAVCMLDLDGFKAVNDGHGHASGDQLLIEVAGRLRSIVRGEDVVARLAGDEFVLVLRHVLGMDELHGALNRVLVAVSTPYAIDGKSIKVFASIGVTLFPWDNENAETLLRHADQAMYMAKQSGRNRFHLFDVSRDKEVRATYQTVERVRQALAAHELRLHFQPKVNMRSGAVVGLEALLRWKHPQRGLVPPREFLPLAEETDLIVEIGEWVIEQVMTQLQLWQQAGPGWPVSINISARHFQRADFVERLRQMLGRHPDVAPRMLDLQIVESVAVENLQHVSTCLQACQALGVGFSLGGFGTGYCSLNDLKHLRTQTIKIDKTFIRDILVNRDDLALTKAVIGLAQAFDRQVVAEGLDSLAHGQLLLRLGCEVAQGYFIARPMPPKQIPGWVTRFVPPPQWQQSPGIQGALVAASDSVLRPV, encoded by the coding sequence ATGGATAAGAAGTACCGCAGAGCCGTTGACGCCGCCGCGATTTTTTCCGAGACCGATGCGAGCGGGCGTATCACCTACGTCAACGACCAGTTCTGTAACCTTTTTGGCTACCGGCGCGACGAACTGCTGGGGGCGAACCATCGCCTGCTCAATTCCGGTCATCACCCTGGCGAGTTTTTCAGTGCCATGTGGCACACCATCTCGTTGGGACAGGTCTGGAAAGGGGATATCTGTAATCGCGCCAAGGACGGTACCTTGCATTGGGTCGACACCACCCTGGTACCGGTGACGGATGACGCGACGGGGCAGGTCGAGCGCTACCTGGCGATTCGTTTCGATGTCAGCGACAAGCGCCAGCAATTGCACTCCCTGCAGTGGCGAGTCGGGCATGACGTACTGACCGGGCTGCCCAACCGCACCTACTTGTCTGAGCTGCTGGACCAGGCCCTGGCGTTTTCCCAGTCGGAAAACTTCCCCCTGGCGGTCTGCATGCTCGATCTCGACGGCTTCAAGGCGGTCAATGACGGTCACGGCCATGCCAGTGGCGATCAACTGCTGATCGAGGTCGCGGGGCGACTGCGCAGTATCGTGCGCGGCGAAGATGTGGTTGCTCGGCTGGCGGGAGACGAGTTCGTGCTGGTGTTGCGTCATGTGCTTGGGATGGATGAATTGCATGGGGCTTTGAACCGGGTGCTGGTTGCTGTTTCCACGCCCTATGCCATTGACGGTAAAAGCATCAAGGTCTTCGCAAGTATCGGCGTCACGCTGTTCCCCTGGGACAACGAAAACGCCGAGACGTTGCTGCGCCATGCTGACCAGGCGATGTACATGGCCAAGCAGAGCGGGCGCAATCGCTTTCATCTGTTCGATGTGTCCCGGGACAAGGAGGTGCGGGCCACCTACCAGACCGTCGAGCGGGTTCGGCAGGCACTGGCCGCCCATGAGCTGCGGCTGCATTTCCAACCCAAGGTCAACATGCGCAGCGGCGCCGTGGTAGGGCTTGAGGCGTTGTTGCGCTGGAAGCACCCGCAACGGGGCCTGGTGCCGCCGCGGGAGTTCCTGCCGCTGGCGGAGGAGACCGATCTGATCGTCGAGATCGGCGAGTGGGTCATTGAACAGGTCATGACCCAGTTGCAGCTATGGCAGCAAGCGGGGCCGGGGTGGCCGGTGAGCATCAACATCTCGGCGCGGCATTTCCAGCGGGCGGACTTCGTCGAACGGCTGCGGCAGATGTTGGGTCGGCACCCGGACGTGGCGCCGCGGATGCTTGACCTGCAAATCGTCGAATCCGTCGCGGTGGAGAATCTCCAGCATGTCAGTACTTGCCTGCAGGCTTGCCAGGCCTTGGGGGTGGGTTTCTCTCTGGGCGGCTTCGGGACGGGGTACTGTTCCCTCAATGACCTCAAGCATCTGCGCACCCAGACCATCAAGATCGACAAGACCTTTATCCGCGACATTCTTGTGAACCGGGATGACCTGGCCTTGACCAAGGCCGTGATCGGTCTGGCCCAGGCATTCGATCGTCAGGTCGTCGCCGAGGGGCTGGACAGCCTTGCGCATGGGCAATTGCTGCTGCGCCTGGGCTGTGAAGTCGCCCAGGGTTACTTCATCGCCCGACCCATGCCCCCGAAGCAGATACCGGGCTGGGTGACACGGTTTGTTCCGCCGCCGCAATGGCAGCAGAGTCCGGGTATTCAGGGGGCGCTGGTTGCAGCTTCGGATTCCGTGCTGCGGCCGGTGTAG
- the ligA gene encoding NAD-dependent DNA ligase LigA: protein MNAVETRILELRTELDQHNYRYHVLDEPTIPDAEYDRLFHELKALEEQHPDLVTSDSPTQRVGSVALSAFSQVRHEIPMLSLGNAFDETTMREFDRRVTEGLDLPVGDLLGGGAAVEYSCEPKLDGLAVSLLYQDGLLVRGATRGDGTTGEDISVNVRTVRNIPLKLQGSGWPPVLEVRGEVYMSKAGFERLNATQLEAGGKTFANPRNAAAGSLRQLDSKITANRPLEFCCYGIGQVTADIADTHIGNLKQLKAWGMPISRELKLAHGIDECLDYYRDIGERRNALPYEIDGVVFKVNSIASQRELGFRAREPRWAIAHKFPASEELTELLDVEFQVGRTGAVTPVARLKPVKVAGVTVANATLHNMDEVARLGLMIGDTVIIRRAGDVIPQVVQVVTERRPENARPVEVPQQCPVCGSHVERTQLIKRSKGRETISEGAVYRCVGRLACGAQLKQAIIHFVSRRAMDIEGLGEKSIEQLVDEGLVGSPADLYALTFEQVVDLEGFAELSSRKLLAAIVDSKKPSLARFIYALGIPDVGEETAKVLARSLGSLERVQAALPQVLTYLPDVGLEVAHEIHSFFEDPHNRQVITDLLRHGLDIQDQGELGAEFAASTTLGGFLDKLHIPSVGPGGAQKLADKFGSLEAVMNADWLDMRQALPEKQANAVREFFAITDNRQQAEAAEQQLRDFGMHWQSEKKVVEGLPEAGHTWVLTGSLELMSRDVAKDKLESLGAKVAGSVSAKTHCVVAGPGAGSKLTKANELGLRVLDEEAFVAFLGKHGITV from the coding sequence ATGAATGCCGTCGAAACCCGCATCCTAGAGCTGCGCACCGAACTGGATCAGCACAACTACCGCTATCACGTCCTCGATGAACCCACGATCCCGGACGCCGAGTATGACCGCCTGTTCCACGAGCTCAAGGCCCTGGAAGAGCAGCACCCGGACCTGGTGACCAGTGATTCTCCTACCCAGCGGGTCGGCAGCGTGGCGTTGTCGGCGTTCAGCCAGGTCCGTCACGAGATCCCGATGCTCAGCCTGGGCAACGCTTTCGACGAAACCACCATGCGTGAGTTCGACCGTCGGGTGACCGAGGGCCTTGATCTGCCGGTGGGCGACCTGCTGGGCGGTGGCGCGGCGGTGGAATATAGCTGCGAGCCGAAACTCGATGGCCTGGCGGTCAGCCTGTTGTACCAGGACGGCCTGTTGGTTCGGGGGGCTACCCGTGGCGACGGCACCACTGGCGAAGACATCAGCGTCAACGTGCGCACCGTGCGCAACATTCCCCTCAAGCTGCAAGGCAGCGGCTGGCCACCCGTGCTGGAAGTGCGCGGCGAGGTATACATGTCCAAGGCCGGTTTCGAGCGCCTCAATGCCACGCAGCTGGAGGCGGGCGGCAAGACTTTCGCCAACCCGCGCAACGCGGCGGCCGGCAGCCTGCGACAGCTCGACTCCAAAATCACCGCCAACCGCCCGCTGGAATTCTGCTGCTACGGCATTGGCCAGGTGACGGCGGACATTGCCGATACCCACATTGGCAATCTCAAGCAGCTCAAGGCCTGGGGCATGCCCATCAGCCGCGAGCTGAAACTGGCCCACGGCATCGACGAATGCCTGGATTACTACCGGGACATCGGCGAACGACGCAACGCGTTGCCTTATGAAATCGACGGCGTTGTGTTCAAGGTCAACAGCATTGCTTCCCAGCGTGAACTAGGCTTCCGCGCTCGCGAGCCGCGCTGGGCCATCGCCCATAAATTCCCGGCCAGCGAGGAGCTCACCGAGCTGCTCGACGTCGAGTTCCAGGTCGGCCGCACCGGGGCCGTGACGCCTGTTGCGCGGCTCAAGCCGGTCAAGGTGGCCGGCGTGACCGTGGCCAATGCCACGTTGCACAACATGGACGAAGTGGCGCGCCTGGGGCTGATGATCGGCGACACGGTGATCATCCGCCGCGCCGGTGACGTGATTCCGCAGGTGGTGCAAGTCGTCACCGAGCGCCGCCCGGAAAATGCCCGCCCGGTGGAAGTGCCCCAACAGTGTCCGGTGTGTGGCTCCCATGTGGAGCGCACGCAACTGATCAAGCGCAGCAAGGGCCGCGAAACCATCAGCGAAGGTGCGGTGTATCGCTGCGTCGGGCGCCTGGCCTGCGGGGCGCAGCTTAAGCAGGCGATCATTCACTTCGTCTCGCGTCGGGCCATGGACATCGAAGGGCTCGGGGAAAAGAGCATCGAGCAACTGGTGGACGAGGGTCTGGTGGGATCGCCTGCCGATCTGTATGCCCTGACTTTCGAGCAGGTGGTCGACCTGGAAGGCTTCGCCGAATTGTCGAGCCGCAAGTTGCTGGCGGCCATCGTCGATAGCAAGAAGCCCAGCCTGGCGCGCTTCATCTACGCCCTCGGCATCCCGGACGTCGGCGAGGAAACCGCCAAGGTCCTGGCGCGCTCCCTGGGCTCGCTGGAGCGCGTGCAAGCGGCGTTGCCCCAAGTGCTCACGTACCTGCCGGACGTGGGCCTGGAAGTGGCGCACGAGATCCACAGCTTCTTCGAGGACCCGCACAACCGCCAGGTGATCACAGACCTGCTGCGCCATGGTCTCGACATCCAGGACCAGGGTGAGCTGGGCGCCGAATTCGCCGCCAGCACGACCCTGGGCGGTTTCCTCGACAAATTGCACATCCCTTCGGTCGGACCGGGCGGCGCGCAGAAACTGGCGGACAAGTTCGGCTCCCTCGAGGCAGTGATGAACGCGGATTGGCTGGACATGCGCCAGGCCCTGCCAGAAAAGCAGGCCAACGCCGTGCGGGAATTCTTCGCCATCACCGACAACCGCCAGCAGGCCGAGGCCGCGGAACAGCAGTTGCGGGACTTCGGCATGCACTGGCAAAGCGAGAAGAAAGTGGTCGAAGGCTTGCCCGAGGCAGGTCACACCTGGGTGCTGACCGGTTCGCTGGAACTGATGAGCCGCGACGTCGCCAAGGACAAGCTGGAGAGCCTGGGGGCCAAGGTCGCCGGTTCCGTGTCGGCGAAAACCCATTGTGTGGTGGCCGGGCCGGGTGCGGGCTCGAAGCTGACCAAGGCCAATGAACTGGGGCTCAGGGTGCTGGACGAAGAGGCGTTCGTGGCGTTTCTCGGCAAGCACGGCATCACGGTCTAG
- a CDS encoding putative zinc-binding metallopeptidase has product MYRFFEQLSSRIAAPFLGDRSRNSKVWPCRCGQSLFFRNSQCLACLAALGYQPEQSRLSSLQPGNLPDTWTLDADPQAGLFRRCANLDTAAACNWLLPAGGPDTLCIACRLNRTIPDLSIPENPERWRKVETAKRRLVAQLITLGLPVVPKSVDETTGLAFDFIGVDPDGKPPTTGHASGLITLDIKEADDAHREAVRQQMHEPYRTLLGHFRHEVGHYYWDRLIANSHWLEAFRGLFGDERASYSGALERHYQQGAPLDWQTRYVSAYATMHPWEDWAETWAHYLHMMDAVDTALGFGMSAQDMDFDYQPFPPDTLFDPEHTGGTAFLSFVNAWIELAGMLNELSRSMGQPDFYPFIVPAAVITKLHFIHLVIQEEGGRADEVLL; this is encoded by the coding sequence ATGTACCGCTTCTTCGAACAACTGAGCTCACGCATCGCCGCACCGTTCCTGGGCGACCGTTCGCGCAACAGCAAGGTCTGGCCGTGTCGCTGCGGCCAGTCGTTGTTTTTCCGCAACAGCCAGTGCCTGGCCTGCCTGGCGGCGCTGGGCTACCAGCCGGAGCAGAGTCGTCTCTCGTCCCTGCAACCCGGTAACCTGCCCGACACCTGGACCCTGGATGCCGACCCTCAGGCTGGTCTGTTCCGTCGCTGCGCCAACCTCGATACCGCGGCAGCATGCAACTGGCTGTTGCCGGCTGGCGGTCCCGACACCTTGTGCATCGCCTGCCGGCTGAACCGCACTATCCCCGACCTGTCGATCCCGGAGAACCCTGAACGCTGGCGCAAGGTCGAGACCGCCAAGCGCAGGCTGGTGGCGCAACTGATCACCCTCGGTCTGCCGGTCGTCCCGAAAAGCGTCGATGAAACCACGGGCCTGGCCTTCGATTTCATCGGCGTCGACCCCGACGGCAAGCCACCGACCACCGGCCATGCCAGCGGTTTGATCACCCTCGACATCAAGGAGGCCGACGACGCCCACCGTGAGGCTGTGCGCCAGCAGATGCACGAACCCTATCGCACCTTGCTCGGGCACTTTCGCCACGAGGTGGGGCATTACTACTGGGACCGACTGATTGCCAACAGCCACTGGCTCGAGGCATTCCGCGGGTTGTTCGGCGATGAGCGCGCCAGCTATTCCGGCGCGCTGGAGCGACATTACCAGCAAGGGGCGCCGCTGGACTGGCAGACCCGTTACGTCAGTGCCTACGCCACCATGCACCCCTGGGAGGATTGGGCTGAAACCTGGGCCCACTATCTGCACATGATGGACGCCGTGGACACCGCGCTGGGCTTCGGCATGAGCGCCCAGGACATGGACTTCGACTACCAACCGTTCCCACCCGACACGCTGTTCGATCCCGAGCACACCGGAGGCACGGCCTTCCTGTCGTTCGTCAACGCCTGGATCGAACTGGCCGGCATGCTCAACGAACTGTCCCGCAGCATGGGCCAACCGGATTTCTATCCGTTCATCGTGCCGGCGGCCGTCATCACCAAACTGCATTTCATCCACCTGGTGATCCAGGAGGAGGGTGGCCGGGCGGATGAGGTGTTGCTGTAG
- a CDS encoding ABC transporter substrate-binding protein encodes MRLAMGALLLLGTECSAAELPLRFAVTDGWAMPMVQIERGRPTQGILPDIMTSLATQVGMPAEFHVLSRARLDGAMQNDEVDMRCYVSPDWIKDEGGDFLWSVPLFFQRDLLVGTASAPRQVAPATLGRQAIGTVLSYSYPTLQPLFDSGQLRRDDARSQEQVLAKLLAGRYRYGVSNQWALDWFNQRHTADHQLHGVAVLQEQQLGCYLRNDPKIPVQRILRTLQNMKASGEIGAIIQLYTGRSTESEAATSAP; translated from the coding sequence ATGCGCTTGGCCATGGGGGCTTTGCTGTTGTTAGGAACAGAATGTTCCGCCGCCGAATTACCCTTGCGTTTTGCCGTGACCGACGGCTGGGCCATGCCCATGGTGCAGATCGAACGGGGTCGCCCGACCCAGGGAATACTCCCTGACATCATGACCAGCCTGGCGACCCAGGTCGGCATGCCGGCCGAGTTCCACGTCCTGTCCCGGGCCCGGCTCGACGGCGCCATGCAAAACGACGAAGTCGACATGCGCTGCTATGTCAGCCCCGATTGGATAAAGGACGAAGGGGGAGACTTCCTCTGGAGCGTCCCGCTGTTCTTCCAGCGCGACCTGCTCGTCGGCACGGCCAGCGCTCCCAGGCAAGTGGCGCCGGCGACGCTGGGACGGCAAGCCATCGGCACCGTGCTCAGCTATTCCTACCCGACCTTGCAGCCGCTGTTCGACAGTGGCCAACTAAGGCGTGACGATGCACGGAGCCAGGAACAGGTGCTGGCAAAACTGCTTGCCGGTCGCTATCGCTACGGCGTGAGCAACCAATGGGCACTGGACTGGTTCAATCAGCGGCATACCGCCGACCACCAACTGCACGGGGTGGCCGTACTCCAGGAACAGCAGTTGGGCTGCTACCTGCGCAATGATCCGAAAATCCCGGTACAGCGTATTCTGCGCACCTTGCAGAACATGAAAGCATCAGGGGAAATCGGCGCGATCATCCAGCTCTACACCGGCCGCAGCACGGAATCCGAAGCTGCAACCAGCGCCCCCTGA